In Paenarthrobacter sp. GOM3, a single window of DNA contains:
- the pqqE gene encoding pyrroloquinoline quinone biosynthesis protein PqqE: MDKPYGLLAELTYACPLKCGYCSNPLQLDDYRDELSTEEWKRVFAEAADLGVLQLHLSGGEPLQRHDIVELVRSANQLGLYTNLITSGLGLSRSRAAELREAGLDHVQLSIQSDEQPLSDLIAGTPSFARKQVVAQQVKDLGWPLTLNVVLHRLNIDRIAGIIAMAEAMNADRIELANTQYAGWAGINQPELLPSRDQLDHAEVVVREARERLEGSMEIIYVIPDYYSKYPKPCMDGWASRQFTVVPNGDALPCPAAHELTIGHGIPSANVRDHSLGWIWEEAPLFQQFRGDAWMPDPCRSCERKEIDFGGCRCQAFALTGDAARTDPVCHLSPDHGLIEAAVVTANDPSRPAGGMLIPRAAMGRPNRTMTVTPRRTTGTPVQLSSTILRDKP, translated from the coding sequence ATGGATAAGCCCTACGGACTGCTCGCTGAGCTCACCTATGCCTGCCCGCTCAAATGCGGCTACTGCTCAAACCCGCTTCAACTCGACGACTACCGCGATGAGCTGAGCACGGAGGAGTGGAAACGGGTATTCGCCGAAGCCGCAGACTTGGGCGTCCTGCAATTGCATCTATCCGGCGGCGAGCCACTCCAGCGCCACGACATTGTCGAGTTGGTGCGCTCCGCCAACCAACTGGGCCTCTACACCAACTTGATCACCAGCGGGCTTGGCTTATCAAGGAGCCGCGCGGCGGAGCTTCGCGAGGCAGGCCTGGACCATGTGCAGCTCAGCATTCAGTCAGACGAACAACCACTCTCCGATCTCATCGCTGGCACTCCCTCGTTTGCCCGCAAGCAGGTGGTCGCCCAGCAAGTGAAGGATCTGGGCTGGCCGCTCACCCTCAACGTCGTCCTGCATCGGCTGAACATCGATCGGATCGCCGGCATCATCGCCATGGCTGAAGCGATGAACGCCGACCGCATCGAGTTGGCAAATACGCAATACGCAGGCTGGGCAGGGATTAACCAGCCCGAATTACTTCCGAGCCGGGATCAGCTCGACCACGCCGAAGTGGTGGTTCGCGAGGCACGGGAACGTCTGGAGGGATCCATGGAGATCATCTACGTCATCCCGGACTACTACAGCAAGTATCCAAAACCCTGCATGGACGGGTGGGCCAGCCGGCAGTTCACCGTAGTGCCCAACGGCGATGCACTGCCGTGTCCAGCCGCCCACGAATTGACGATCGGCCACGGAATCCCTTCGGCCAATGTCCGCGACCACTCGTTGGGTTGGATCTGGGAAGAGGCTCCGCTCTTCCAGCAATTCCGCGGTGACGCATGGATGCCCGACCCGTGCCGCAGTTGCGAGCGCAAGGAAATCGACTTCGGCGGCTGCCGCTGCCAGGCCTTTGCCCTGACCGGCGATGCCGCCCGGACTGACCCGGTCTGCCACCTTTCCCCTGACCACGGCCTCATTGAAGCTGCCGTGGTGACAGCCAACGATCCCTCCCGGCCCGCGGGCGGGATGCTGATCCCCCGCGCAGCGATGGGTCGCCCCAACCGGACAATGACGGTGACCCCGCGAAGGACCACAGGCACACCCGTCCAGCTGTCCTCCACCATTCTCAGGGACAAACCATGA
- a CDS encoding LysE family translocator: MASLAVGRPFRAALPAIFGISIGFLALLALTNTGIGSLIQSVPAISFSLKVVGAGYLVYLAWKIFSSDPSTPSASLSAAGFWKLGALQVVNPKAWLMALTASATYPATFGGGIQGLVLMGVLFTAVNLISNSAWALLGQGGSRLIRTTKGLRNLNRVFGVLLLLSVVMLFL; this comes from the coding sequence GTGGCCTCGTTGGCTGTGGGCAGACCATTCCGCGCGGCGTTACCTGCGATCTTTGGAATATCCATTGGGTTCCTCGCGCTACTGGCCCTCACTAACACCGGAATCGGTTCTCTGATTCAGAGCGTTCCGGCCATATCCTTCTCGCTCAAGGTTGTGGGTGCGGGGTATCTGGTCTACTTGGCCTGGAAGATTTTCAGTAGTGACCCTTCAACACCGTCTGCCTCTCTGTCTGCTGCTGGCTTCTGGAAACTCGGCGCACTCCAGGTAGTGAACCCCAAAGCCTGGCTTATGGCGCTGACCGCGTCAGCCACCTACCCGGCAACTTTCGGTGGTGGCATCCAAGGCCTCGTGCTTATGGGCGTGCTTTTCACTGCGGTCAACCTCATATCGAACAGCGCTTGGGCGCTATTGGGCCAAGGCGGATCACGACTGATCCGAACCACGAAAGGCCTGAGAAACCTCAACCGGGTCTTTGGCGTTCTTTTGTTACTGTCAGTGGTCATGTTGTTCCTCTGA
- a CDS encoding heme-degrading domain-containing protein, translated as MSDSPRLAELRQQEEELVFAAFDHHDAWRLGSLIANHALSAGLGVAIDIRRHNIVLFRCVLPGATSDQEEWIRRKSASVLRFEHSTALLTEQFAERDPLGGGWLAPEDYTLAGGSFPIRVRGVGVIGAITVSGLSSDDDHQLVVDGIRNYLKTVG; from the coding sequence ATGAGCGACTCACCCCGCCTCGCAGAACTCCGCCAGCAGGAAGAGGAACTGGTTTTCGCAGCATTCGATCACCACGACGCCTGGCGGTTGGGATCGCTGATCGCCAACCACGCCCTTTCCGCCGGCCTTGGTGTCGCCATCGATATCCGGCGGCACAACATAGTGCTCTTCCGATGCGTCCTGCCGGGTGCCACATCCGACCAGGAAGAGTGGATCCGCCGGAAGTCCGCTTCGGTGCTGCGCTTTGAACACAGCACGGCCCTGCTGACTGAGCAGTTTGCCGAACGCGACCCCCTGGGCGGCGGATGGCTTGCGCCGGAGGACTACACCTTGGCAGGGGGCTCATTCCCCATCCGGGTTCGTGGGGTTGGCGTCATTGGGGCGATCACGGTGTCCGGGTTGTCATCCGATGACGACCACCAACTGGTGGTGGACGGGATCCGGAACTACTTGAAGACGGTCGGCTGA
- a CDS encoding Gfo/Idh/MocA family protein — protein sequence MTLSNGTSDGTIRWGILGTGFIAGLQTQDLKDNGFTVQAVGSRSLESSKAFAEQNGVATAHASYEDLVADPLVDVVYIATPHPFHHANALLALNAGKHVLVEKSFTMNAREAQDIIDLAASKGLVALEAMWTRFLPHMIRVREVIAAGTIGDVRKVVASHNQSLPKDPSHRLNDPALGGGALLDLGIYPISFAFDILGTPATIRASASTTATGVDRQTAAIFDYDGGAQALVDCELDAASANRAMVIGSEGWIDIEHTWYNPVPFTVWGADGAVIERYEQPVTSRGMQYQAAELERLVRAGDTAGTILPPEETVAIMAAMDEIRRQIGLSYDADGASNGAGAA from the coding sequence GTGACCCTCAGCAATGGCACTTCAGACGGCACCATCCGCTGGGGAATTCTCGGCACCGGCTTCATCGCCGGGCTGCAAACGCAGGACCTCAAAGACAACGGTTTCACGGTCCAGGCGGTCGGATCACGGTCGCTGGAATCGAGCAAGGCATTCGCCGAACAGAACGGTGTCGCCACCGCGCACGCCAGCTACGAGGACCTCGTTGCCGACCCCCTGGTGGACGTGGTGTACATCGCCACACCGCACCCCTTCCACCACGCGAACGCTTTGTTGGCCCTGAATGCGGGTAAGCACGTGTTGGTGGAAAAGTCGTTCACCATGAACGCCCGCGAAGCCCAGGACATCATTGACCTGGCCGCATCGAAAGGGCTCGTGGCGTTGGAAGCCATGTGGACGAGGTTCCTTCCGCACATGATCCGTGTGCGCGAGGTCATCGCTGCCGGCACCATCGGCGACGTCCGGAAAGTGGTGGCCAGCCACAACCAAAGCCTTCCCAAGGATCCTTCCCACCGCTTGAACGATCCCGCACTGGGTGGTGGGGCCCTGCTGGACCTCGGCATCTACCCCATCTCGTTCGCTTTCGACATCCTGGGCACGCCGGCCACGATCCGGGCAAGCGCTTCCACGACGGCCACCGGTGTGGACCGACAGACGGCGGCGATTTTTGATTACGACGGCGGCGCGCAGGCTTTGGTGGACTGCGAACTGGACGCTGCGAGCGCCAACCGGGCCATGGTGATCGGCTCCGAGGGTTGGATCGATATCGAACACACTTGGTACAACCCTGTTCCCTTCACCGTTTGGGGTGCCGATGGTGCGGTTATTGAACGGTATGAGCAGCCCGTCACCAGCCGCGGAATGCAGTACCAGGCAGCGGAACTGGAACGCTTGGTCCGTGCCGGTGACACTGCCGGAACTATCCTTCCGCCCGAAGAAACCGTTGCCATCATGGCGGCCATGGACGAGATCCGCCGCCAGATCGGCCTGAGCTACGACGCCGACGGTGCTTCCAACGGGGCGGGTGCCGCATGA
- a CDS encoding manganese efflux pump MntP encodes MIALVGLGFALGLDNFRTSIVLGGLKPNWRTSVRTSLVFAAWDGVAPVAGILIGAYLSTKIEGMAGVIGAIGLGAYSLWLIIKALRFPEHADLDMKTARRWLPLPLSFDNVAAGATLGLAGHSPWLAPALFALTTFVMSVAGHQIGRTIASFLPRFLPRLRMDLLTGIVLLVMACLMLLGIDIIDEGIADTDGD; translated from the coding sequence ATGATCGCCCTGGTGGGGTTGGGGTTTGCCCTTGGCCTGGACAATTTTCGGACGTCCATTGTGCTTGGCGGCCTCAAACCCAACTGGCGCACGTCAGTAAGGACGTCACTGGTCTTTGCTGCGTGGGATGGTGTGGCCCCGGTGGCTGGGATCCTGATCGGCGCATATCTGAGCACAAAGATTGAAGGCATGGCAGGAGTCATCGGTGCGATCGGCTTGGGCGCCTACAGCCTGTGGCTCATCATCAAGGCGCTGAGGTTTCCCGAACATGCCGATCTCGACATGAAAACGGCACGGCGCTGGCTGCCCCTGCCCCTGAGCTTCGACAACGTCGCAGCCGGTGCCACACTTGGACTGGCGGGCCATTCGCCGTGGCTTGCGCCCGCCCTGTTCGCCCTGACCACGTTCGTGATGTCAGTCGCGGGACACCAAATCGGCCGAACGATTGCCAGCTTCCTACCCCGTTTCCTGCCCCGCCTCCGCATGGACCTGCTGACAGGGATAGTCCTCCTGGTCATGGCGTGCCTCATGCTCCTGGGCATAGACATCATTGACGAGGGCATCGCCGATACGGATGGCGACTGA
- the pqqD gene encoding pyrroloquinoline quinone biosynthesis peptide chaperone PqqD, which produces MELVDATDRPRLSPHVRLVFNAARGEYALLSPETIWTINATGAAIVELCDSTRTLAEIEAELRGQYDQVAFGDIQRFVAGLVTKHGMEVEHG; this is translated from the coding sequence ATGGAACTCGTTGATGCAACAGACCGGCCGAGGCTGTCCCCCCACGTTCGGCTGGTCTTCAACGCCGCGCGCGGAGAGTACGCCTTGCTCTCACCCGAGACCATCTGGACCATCAACGCCACCGGCGCCGCAATTGTGGAGCTGTGCGACTCCACCAGGACCCTCGCAGAGATCGAGGCCGAACTGCGCGGCCAGTACGACCAGGTCGCATTCGGCGACATCCAACGCTTCGTGGCGGGGCTCGTCACCAAGCACGGCATGGAGGTAGAACATGGATAA
- a CDS encoding DNA-binding protein, translating into MGGEDDVHGVRPEVAISWQRSRDVYRIDPFLTEAPNAVSDATHSLDQDTVFAELGFCAAAMAHEVAKVGGVATIADANGRIVAAWGDRNTRTIASEGGLAPFFSWSESSVGTNSMGTALETRRAVMIRQSEHWLQAFHDWSCGAIAVRELVSGEPIAVLNISCWGSELPASARKWLETSAARTQHVLRGRAYDSGNELLAVFTQARGRSTDPLVAVDTEGGVVIADDRASIILGIPGNAPAVDPVVRWTPQLPPFIHAARYATKRAAIDSGWTGSTQIFTRFTDEPTSIGIRPVFLHNNLIGHLISFGAFAGEHFPQAETGGILLGGSRRVVALREENRMVLLRTSEVAVAEAEGNEVWLLTDEGKLRAALSGLDKLETDLSDTGSFLRVHRQYLVNLSRIREVERREKGEWVLIMDNAENTMVPVSRRNTRTVRRALNI; encoded by the coding sequence GTGGGCGGTGAGGATGACGTCCACGGGGTGAGGCCCGAAGTGGCGATATCGTGGCAACGCTCCCGGGATGTCTACCGCATAGACCCCTTTTTGACGGAGGCGCCCAACGCCGTGTCGGATGCCACCCACTCCCTGGACCAGGACACCGTCTTCGCCGAGCTGGGGTTTTGCGCTGCTGCGATGGCGCACGAGGTAGCAAAGGTGGGCGGTGTCGCTACGATCGCCGACGCCAACGGCCGGATAGTTGCCGCATGGGGCGACAGGAACACACGCACGATCGCTTCCGAGGGTGGGCTTGCGCCCTTTTTCAGTTGGTCGGAGAGCTCGGTTGGAACCAACAGCATGGGAACCGCGCTCGAAACACGGCGCGCAGTGATGATCAGGCAATCAGAGCACTGGCTGCAGGCGTTCCATGACTGGTCCTGCGGTGCAATCGCGGTGCGGGAGTTGGTGAGTGGAGAGCCCATCGCAGTCCTCAATATCTCCTGCTGGGGCAGCGAACTGCCGGCGTCCGCACGGAAATGGCTGGAGACCTCCGCAGCCCGAACCCAACACGTCCTGAGGGGGAGGGCCTACGATAGCGGCAATGAGCTGCTTGCGGTGTTTACCCAGGCCCGGGGACGCTCAACCGATCCGCTCGTCGCCGTTGACACTGAGGGTGGTGTGGTGATCGCCGACGACAGGGCGAGCATTATCCTGGGCATACCGGGCAATGCACCCGCGGTGGATCCGGTGGTCCGCTGGACTCCGCAACTCCCCCCATTTATCCATGCCGCACGTTATGCCACCAAGAGGGCTGCCATAGACTCCGGGTGGACCGGGTCAACCCAAATCTTCACGCGTTTCACCGACGAACCGACATCAATCGGAATTCGCCCGGTGTTCCTCCACAACAATCTGATCGGCCATTTGATATCTTTCGGGGCATTCGCCGGCGAGCACTTTCCCCAGGCCGAAACAGGCGGGATCCTGCTGGGAGGATCGCGGCGGGTTGTAGCCCTCCGTGAGGAGAACCGGATGGTGCTGTTGAGAACCTCCGAAGTGGCGGTGGCGGAAGCCGAGGGAAACGAAGTGTGGCTGCTGACCGACGAAGGCAAGCTACGGGCTGCTTTGTCCGGCCTGGACAAGCTCGAAACTGACCTGTCGGATACGGGGAGCTTCCTGCGTGTGCACCGACAGTACCTGGTCAATCTCAGCCGCATTCGCGAGGTGGAACGGCGGGAAAAGGGCGAATGGGTGCTCATCATGGACAACGCCGAGAACACGATGGTTCCCGTTTCGCGAAGGAACACCCGCACAGTGCGCCGCGCACTGAACATCTAA
- the pqqA gene encoding pyrroloquinoline quinone precursor peptide PqqA has translation MTEQSTKKSWEAPTLAEIRVSAEVTAYVATK, from the coding sequence ATGACTGAGCAAAGCACCAAAAAGAGCTGGGAAGCTCCCACGCTCGCGGAAATCCGCGTATCGGCAGAAGTAACCGCTTACGTGGCAACCAAGTAG
- a CDS encoding TolB family protein produces MADAIRTLQPGQRCEVWVASVSGQAELLFTSTDVLFEAPNWTLDGTALVLNGDGKLWTLDVDSAELTTVPLTGIPDLNNDHVLSPDGADIYLSANDGHIYRASLGGGPAQRITDEDGTFHFLHGVSPDGKELAYVGIEAGDYTQPGRLMTIASDGGATARVDVGRGHCDGPEYSPDGKWIYLNTESFTSAPGHAQLAGSAVTGADSSSF; encoded by the coding sequence ATGGCCGACGCGATCCGCACCCTTCAACCCGGTCAGCGTTGCGAGGTGTGGGTCGCGTCGGTCAGCGGTCAGGCCGAGCTGCTGTTCACCTCCACTGACGTCCTGTTTGAGGCACCGAATTGGACCCTCGACGGGACGGCACTGGTCCTCAACGGGGACGGCAAGTTGTGGACCCTGGACGTCGATTCCGCGGAGCTCACCACGGTTCCGCTGACCGGCATCCCGGACCTGAACAACGATCACGTCCTCTCGCCCGACGGCGCCGACATCTACCTTTCAGCCAACGACGGTCACATCTACCGGGCATCACTGGGCGGCGGTCCTGCCCAGCGGATCACGGACGAGGACGGCACGTTCCACTTCCTCCACGGCGTCAGTCCCGACGGCAAAGAGTTGGCCTACGTGGGTATCGAAGCGGGCGACTATACGCAGCCCGGTCGCCTCATGACCATAGCCTCCGACGGCGGCGCTACCGCCCGGGTTGATGTTGGGCGCGGTCACTGCGACGGACCGGAGTACTCGCCGGACGGCAAGTGGATCTACCTCAATACCGAGTCCTTCACTTCTGCTCCCGGCCACGCGCAACTGGCCGGGTCCGCAGTGACGGGAGCGGATTCGAGCAGCTTCTGA
- a CDS encoding MSMEG_3727 family PQQ-associated protein, protein MTIAEEHITEERSELLARLGLDGQNKASMGRVLATGSIAEATERADGTMEATIRIKEDEVCWEPAILVLPHGGDLELTVINDDKNTHACLLPSNGDQKFLWLVNHSRGKATIRLDGPGYYWYSSPGGNDEGRGLTAAIVVQGEVPPEARLDRPTQPRS, encoded by the coding sequence GTGACGATTGCTGAAGAACACATTACTGAGGAACGGTCAGAGTTGCTGGCCAGGCTTGGTTTGGACGGGCAGAACAAAGCATCCATGGGCCGGGTATTGGCCACAGGTTCCATCGCGGAGGCGACGGAGCGTGCCGACGGCACTATGGAGGCGACCATCCGGATCAAGGAAGACGAGGTTTGCTGGGAGCCGGCGATTCTCGTTCTGCCGCATGGTGGTGATCTCGAACTGACGGTCATCAATGACGACAAGAACACCCACGCCTGTCTGTTGCCGAGCAACGGCGACCAGAAGTTCCTTTGGCTGGTGAACCATTCGAGGGGCAAGGCGACAATCCGCCTGGATGGCCCGGGCTACTACTGGTACAGCTCGCCGGGAGGCAACGACGAAGGACGCGGCCTCACCGCCGCGATCGTCGTGCAGGGTGAAGTGCCCCCTGAAGCCCGACTCGATCGTCCCACCCAACCCCGCTCATAG
- a CDS encoding PQQ-dependent dehydrogenase, methanol/ethanol family, with product MTVEYVDAGEAINHSALSSMARIAPAVTNDIDSERLLKARSESQNWLTYYGAYDGQRYSLLDQINAGNVSKLSPAWIFQAGQSGQMAATSTYAFEACPLVVDGVMYVTGWDGWFWALDAVTGKELWRYKHAVPFDVSLCCSNVNRGCAVAKGKVFFVTPNAQLLALDATNGDVVWQKTIGDVRAGESASIAPTVIKDTLITGSAGGEFGVRGHIDCWDLETGEQRWRTYTVPKPGEPGSETWPDDGEAWQRGGGNHWVTGTYDPELNLYYAGTGNPAPDFDGGVREGDNLYTDSVVAMDVDTGEIKWHYQFTPHDLWDYDSTMEMTLFERDGKKLLGHFDKNGYFFVLDRTNGELQHVTPFVDRIDWGVITRDGKVTPRKYPDKEGEPVHFYPGPAGAKEWTHAAYSQKTELFYVPVADVGATATRRRREFKEGIPYWGAGVQVDIDNMAGSVSAFDTYGEEKWRWRIDYPMAASVLATAGDLVFAGTPTGEFVALDARTGEKLWEFQCGSGHHSSPSTYSVDGKQYVVVPVGWGGWLEGIVPGLLGQGHGSAVIAFALPD from the coding sequence ATGACTGTTGAGTATGTGGACGCCGGCGAGGCTATCAACCACAGTGCGTTGAGCAGCATGGCGAGGATCGCGCCCGCCGTGACAAACGACATCGACTCCGAGCGGCTCCTGAAGGCGCGTTCGGAATCACAGAACTGGCTGACTTACTACGGCGCCTATGACGGACAGCGCTACAGCCTGCTGGACCAAATCAATGCCGGGAACGTGAGCAAGCTCAGCCCCGCGTGGATCTTCCAGGCTGGGCAGTCCGGCCAGATGGCCGCTACCTCGACCTATGCTTTCGAAGCCTGCCCACTGGTGGTCGACGGCGTCATGTACGTCACCGGCTGGGACGGCTGGTTCTGGGCGTTGGACGCGGTGACCGGCAAGGAGCTGTGGCGCTACAAGCATGCTGTGCCTTTTGACGTCTCGCTCTGTTGCAGCAACGTCAACCGGGGTTGTGCGGTAGCGAAGGGGAAGGTCTTCTTCGTGACCCCGAATGCCCAACTGTTGGCGCTGGACGCAACAAATGGGGATGTGGTGTGGCAGAAGACCATTGGGGATGTGCGCGCAGGTGAAAGTGCCTCAATTGCCCCAACTGTCATCAAGGACACCCTCATCACCGGCAGCGCCGGCGGCGAGTTCGGCGTACGTGGCCACATCGACTGCTGGGACCTTGAAACGGGCGAGCAGCGCTGGCGCACTTACACGGTGCCTAAGCCCGGCGAACCGGGCTCGGAGACCTGGCCCGACGACGGCGAGGCCTGGCAGCGCGGTGGCGGAAACCACTGGGTTACCGGAACCTATGATCCGGAGCTGAATCTGTACTACGCCGGTACCGGCAACCCTGCGCCGGACTTCGATGGCGGCGTCCGTGAAGGGGACAACCTCTACACCGACAGTGTCGTAGCGATGGATGTCGACACCGGGGAAATCAAATGGCACTACCAGTTCACGCCGCACGACCTGTGGGACTACGACTCCACTATGGAGATGACCCTGTTTGAACGTGATGGCAAGAAGCTACTCGGCCATTTCGATAAGAACGGCTACTTCTTCGTCCTGGACCGCACCAACGGCGAGCTGCAGCACGTAACTCCCTTTGTGGACCGGATCGACTGGGGCGTTATCACCCGGGATGGGAAAGTAACGCCGCGGAAGTATCCCGACAAAGAAGGCGAACCGGTTCACTTCTACCCCGGCCCGGCCGGTGCGAAGGAATGGACGCATGCCGCATACAGCCAGAAAACTGAGCTGTTCTATGTGCCAGTGGCCGACGTCGGTGCTACCGCGACGCGTCGTCGACGGGAGTTCAAGGAAGGCATCCCGTACTGGGGCGCCGGTGTCCAAGTGGACATCGACAACATGGCCGGATCAGTCAGTGCGTTCGACACCTACGGTGAAGAGAAATGGCGCTGGCGCATCGACTACCCCATGGCCGCGTCCGTGCTGGCCACGGCCGGGGACCTGGTGTTCGCTGGCACCCCTACCGGCGAATTCGTAGCACTGGACGCCCGCACCGGTGAAAAGCTCTGGGAATTCCAGTGCGGAAGCGGACACCACAGCAGTCCCTCGACGTACAGCGTCGACGGTAAGCAGTATGTCGTGGTGCCCGTCGGTTGGGGCGGTTGGCTGGAAGGGATCGTTCCGGGTCTCCTCGGCCAAGGTCACGGCAGCGCTGTCATCGCCTTCGCACTCCCCGACTGA
- the pqqB gene encoding pyrroloquinoline quinone biosynthesis protein PqqB: MPATIAGIPPPITPPPQRKASSEMWVRVLGSAAGGGFPQWNCACPSCSAARDGSRPCVPRLQSSIAVSADRRQWFLVNCSPDIRSQMESFEELHPVAGQGTQVQAVLLTDAELDHSLGLLLMREGRGLEVHATESVHGTLTSGSGMLRTLEKYCPVKWKPVIPGVETQLGPGLSYRAFNVPTSKRTRFEGTASYGRVVGYRITDTTTDRSFVYLPGVQRLTPDILEEFQDCSALLIDGSFWRDDELARLNLADKTSRDMGHVPISGPGGSLEALSALGIRRKIYVHINNTNPILLDDSQERLHLDRHGMEVAVDGLELEI; this comes from the coding sequence ATGCCGGCAACCATAGCCGGCATACCTCCGCCCATAACACCTCCACCGCAACGAAAGGCGTCATCAGAGATGTGGGTACGCGTACTGGGATCAGCAGCTGGAGGAGGCTTTCCGCAGTGGAACTGCGCCTGCCCTTCGTGCAGTGCGGCAAGGGACGGATCACGTCCTTGTGTTCCGCGCCTTCAATCGTCCATCGCGGTCAGCGCTGACCGTCGGCAATGGTTCCTTGTCAACTGCTCGCCGGACATCCGATCACAAATGGAATCCTTCGAAGAGCTGCATCCAGTAGCAGGCCAAGGAACCCAAGTACAGGCCGTCCTGCTCACGGATGCTGAGCTTGATCATTCCCTGGGGCTGCTCCTGATGCGGGAGGGCCGCGGCCTCGAAGTGCACGCCACTGAGTCAGTGCACGGAACACTCACCTCCGGTAGCGGCATGCTGCGAACGCTCGAAAAATATTGCCCCGTCAAGTGGAAACCCGTGATACCGGGCGTGGAGACGCAGCTTGGGCCAGGGCTGTCCTACCGCGCCTTCAACGTCCCCACCAGCAAACGCACGCGCTTCGAAGGCACAGCTTCCTATGGCCGCGTGGTGGGCTATCGGATCACTGACACCACCACCGACAGATCCTTCGTCTACCTTCCCGGCGTGCAGCGACTCACCCCGGACATCCTCGAGGAATTCCAGGATTGCTCCGCCCTCCTGATCGACGGCAGCTTCTGGCGCGACGACGAACTGGCCAGGCTCAACCTGGCTGACAAGACTTCACGGGACATGGGACACGTACCCATCAGTGGGCCGGGCGGCAGCCTCGAAGCGTTGTCGGCCCTCGGGATCCGGCGCAAGATCTACGTCCATATCAACAACACCAACCCGATCCTGCTCGACGACTCACAAGAACGCCTGCACCTCGACCGGCATGGCATGGAGGTCGCCGTGGACGGGCTCGAGTTGGAAATCTAA
- the pqqC gene encoding pyrroloquinoline-quinone synthase PqqC, with translation MTAILTPDELEESLRAHAKKYHSEHPFHRRMNAGQSTPEELRGWVANRFYYQMNIPRKDGAILSHCPDSDVRRRWVQRIVDHDGVTEGTGGIESWLRLSEAVGLTREEVEDSRHLLPGVRFAVDAYVTFTRTKPWVESVASSLTELFAPDLMAERLSAFERYYTWITPEGLAYFRARISQAPRDSEHGLEIVRKYCVTPETQAAAVAALSFKCDVLWSMLDAIDQGYGTR, from the coding sequence ATGACAGCAATACTCACGCCGGATGAGCTCGAAGAGTCCCTCCGCGCCCACGCCAAGAAGTATCACAGCGAGCATCCCTTTCATCGGCGCATGAACGCAGGCCAGTCCACCCCGGAGGAACTCCGGGGCTGGGTGGCGAACCGCTTCTACTACCAAATGAATATCCCCCGCAAAGATGGGGCGATCCTCAGCCACTGCCCGGACAGCGACGTCCGGCGACGCTGGGTGCAGCGGATTGTCGACCACGACGGTGTCACGGAGGGGACCGGGGGAATCGAGTCCTGGCTGCGTTTGAGCGAAGCTGTCGGCCTGACGCGCGAAGAGGTGGAGGACTCCCGGCACCTGCTTCCCGGGGTGAGGTTCGCCGTGGATGCGTATGTCACCTTCACCCGCACCAAGCCCTGGGTGGAGTCCGTCGCATCGTCCCTGACCGAGTTGTTTGCCCCGGACCTGATGGCGGAACGGCTCTCGGCCTTCGAACGCTATTACACCTGGATCACCCCGGAAGGCCTCGCCTATTTCCGGGCCCGCATCTCCCAAGCCCCCCGCGACTCCGAACACGGTTTGGAGATCGTACGAAAGTACTGCGTCACCCCGGAAACGCAGGCCGCCGCCGTCGCCGCCTTGTCCTTCAAATGCGATGTCCTGTGGAGCATGCTCGATGCGATTGACCAGGGCTATGGAACTCGTTGA